One window of Nocardia sp. NBC_00508 genomic DNA carries:
- the pstA gene encoding phosphate ABC transporter permease PstA, with amino-acid sequence MTTSTLDRPVKAPTFRHVSLSRRVRNNTATGLVWLAFGIALVPLGWVLLMVVTKGFNAVVKLNWWQNSLKGVLPNQFAGGVYHAIYGTIAQSLVATVIAVPLGIMAAVYLVEYGRGTLAKTTTFMVDILAGVPSIVAALFIFALWIATLGFPQSSLAVSLALVLLMLPVVVRSTEEMLKLVPDELREASYALGVPKWKTIVRIVVPTALPGMISGILLAIARVMGETAPVLVLVGYSKSINMNIFDGNMASLPLLIYQELANPEAAGRARVWGAALTLILIIAFLYLAAAVVNRLLTRNR; translated from the coding sequence ATGACCACGTCGACATTGGACCGGCCGGTCAAAGCCCCCACCTTCCGGCATGTGAGCCTCAGCCGGCGGGTGCGGAACAACACCGCGACCGGATTGGTCTGGCTGGCGTTCGGCATCGCGCTCGTGCCGCTGGGCTGGGTGCTGCTCATGGTGGTCACCAAGGGTTTCAACGCTGTGGTCAAGCTGAACTGGTGGCAGAACTCGCTGAAGGGCGTGCTGCCCAACCAGTTCGCGGGCGGCGTCTACCACGCGATCTACGGGACCATCGCGCAATCGCTGGTCGCGACGGTCATCGCGGTGCCGCTGGGCATCATGGCCGCGGTGTATCTGGTCGAGTACGGTCGCGGAACTCTGGCCAAGACCACGACATTCATGGTCGACATTCTGGCGGGTGTGCCGTCGATCGTCGCGGCGTTGTTCATCTTCGCGCTGTGGATCGCGACGCTCGGGTTCCCGCAGAGTTCGTTGGCCGTTTCGCTGGCGTTGGTGCTGCTGATGTTGCCTGTGGTCGTTCGCAGCACCGAGGAAATGCTCAAACTGGTGCCCGACGAGCTGCGCGAAGCGTCCTACGCCCTCGGTGTCCCCAAGTGGAAGACGATTGTGCGGATCGTGGTTCCGACCGCGCTGCCCGGCATGATCAGTGGCATTCTGCTGGCCATCGCCAGGGTGATGGGTGAAACCGCTCCGGTGCTGGTGCTGGTCGGCTACAGCAAGTCGATCAACATGAACATCTTCGACGGCAATATGGCGTCGCTGCCGTTGTTGATCTACCAGGAGCTGGCCAACCCCGAAGCCGCCGGACGGGCGCGGGTCTGGGGCGCGGCATTGACTCTCATTCTCATCATTGCCTTCCTGTACCTGGCGGCGGCGGTCGTCAACCGGCTGCTCACGCGGAACCGATAG
- the pstS gene encoding phosphate ABC transporter substrate-binding protein PstS: MNFKRSSALVGVLAVGAMTLAACGSDDNTSTDSNNVAKVDVACGGKEALKASGASSQKNAMERFIAAYEKNCDGATLNYTSSGSGAGVSEFLGGQTDFGGSDSPLSSKKDEPKKAADRCGSPAWNLPAVFGPVAITYNIDGVTDLALDGPTAAKIFNGAVTTWDAPEIKALNPNAKLPSEPIAVIFRSDESGTTDNFQLYLDAASDGAWGKGAGKAFVGGVGAGSKGNEGTSAAVKTTKNSITYNEWSFAKAQNLSVARIVTSASKDPVTLSVASAGKAIESAKISGQGNDLIIDTSSFYKPTAAGAYPIVMPTYEIVCSKYADANTAKAVKAFLTSAVTNGQQGLDEAGYIPIPEQFKTKLTTAINAIS, encoded by the coding sequence GTGAATTTCAAGCGCAGCAGCGCCCTCGTTGGTGTGCTGGCCGTCGGCGCCATGACACTCGCGGCGTGTGGTAGCGACGACAACACCTCGACCGACTCGAACAACGTTGCCAAGGTCGACGTCGCGTGTGGTGGTAAAGAGGCCCTCAAGGCCAGTGGCGCCTCGTCGCAGAAGAACGCGATGGAGCGCTTCATCGCCGCCTACGAGAAGAACTGCGACGGTGCCACGCTCAACTACACCTCGAGCGGCTCCGGCGCGGGTGTGAGCGAGTTCCTCGGTGGCCAGACCGATTTCGGTGGCTCCGACTCGCCGCTGAGCTCGAAGAAGGACGAGCCGAAGAAGGCCGCCGACCGCTGCGGCTCGCCCGCGTGGAACCTCCCCGCGGTGTTCGGCCCCGTCGCGATCACCTACAACATCGACGGCGTGACCGACCTGGCGCTGGACGGCCCGACCGCCGCCAAGATCTTCAACGGCGCCGTCACCACCTGGGACGCCCCGGAGATCAAGGCGCTGAACCCGAACGCCAAACTGCCGTCCGAGCCGATCGCGGTGATCTTCCGCAGCGACGAGTCGGGCACCACGGACAACTTCCAGCTCTACCTGGACGCCGCTTCCGACGGTGCCTGGGGCAAGGGCGCGGGCAAGGCGTTCGTCGGTGGCGTCGGCGCGGGCTCGAAGGGCAACGAGGGCACCTCGGCCGCAGTGAAGACCACCAAGAACTCGATCACCTACAACGAGTGGTCCTTCGCGAAGGCGCAGAACCTGTCGGTCGCGCGGATCGTCACCTCGGCGAGCAAGGACCCGGTGACGCTGAGCGTCGCGTCGGCGGGCAAGGCCATCGAGTCGGCCAAGATCTCGGGCCAGGGTAACGACCTGATCATCGACACCTCCTCGTTCTACAAGCCGACCGCGGCGGGCGCGTACCCGATCGTGATGCCGACCTACGAGATCGTGTGCTCGAAGTACGCCGACGCCAACACGGCCAAGGCGGTCAAGGCCTTCCTCACCTCGGCGGTCACCAACGGCCAGCAGGGTCTGGACGAGGCCGGGTACATCCCGATCCCGGAGCAGTTCAAGACCAAGCTGACCACCGCCATCAACGCCATCTCCTGA
- the pstC gene encoding phosphate ABC transporter permease subunit PstC: MPSNPSTEPAAETGRRHSPRAEIIFRSLATTAGAIIVASIALIALFLLIRAVPSVLANDASFFTSAEFNTSDADNLRFGIRDLFMVTVLSSIFALVLAVPVGIGIALFLTHYAPKTLARPFSVLVDLLAAVPSIVFGLWGILVLAPQLEPVQTFLNDKLGWLFLFSDGNIPLASGGTIFTAGVVLAVMILPIITSVSREVFNLTPRAHIEAAQALGATKWEVVRMTVLPYGRSGMIAGAMLGLGRALGETIAVLIVLKTAAQPGQWSVFDGGYTFASKIASAAAEFSEPLPTGAYIAAGFVLFALTFVVNALARLAAGGRVNG, translated from the coding sequence ATGCCGAGTAATCCGAGCACCGAACCGGCCGCCGAGACCGGCCGCCGTCACAGTCCGCGTGCGGAGATCATCTTCCGCTCGCTGGCCACGACGGCGGGCGCGATCATCGTCGCCTCCATCGCGCTGATCGCGCTGTTCCTGTTGATTCGCGCGGTGCCTTCGGTACTGGCGAACGACGCGAGCTTCTTCACCAGCGCCGAGTTCAACACTTCCGATGCCGACAACCTACGGTTCGGCATCCGGGATCTGTTCATGGTGACGGTGCTGAGTTCGATCTTCGCCTTGGTGCTCGCGGTTCCGGTCGGCATCGGCATCGCGCTGTTTCTCACGCACTACGCGCCGAAGACACTGGCGCGGCCGTTCTCGGTGCTCGTCGATCTCCTGGCGGCGGTGCCTTCGATCGTGTTCGGTCTCTGGGGAATTCTGGTCCTCGCTCCGCAACTGGAGCCGGTGCAGACCTTCCTCAACGACAAGCTGGGCTGGCTGTTCCTGTTCTCGGACGGCAATATCCCGCTGGCCAGCGGCGGCACGATCTTCACCGCGGGCGTCGTGCTCGCGGTGATGATCCTGCCGATCATCACATCGGTCAGCCGCGAGGTCTTCAACCTCACCCCCCGCGCGCACATCGAAGCGGCACAGGCGCTCGGCGCGACGAAGTGGGAGGTCGTCCGGATGACCGTGCTGCCCTACGGGCGCAGCGGCATGATCGCCGGAGCCATGCTCGGCCTCGGACGCGCGCTCGGTGAGACGATCGCCGTGCTGATCGTGCTGAAGACGGCCGCGCAGCCGGGGCAGTGGTCGGTGTTCGACGGCGGTTACACCTTCGCCTCCAAAATCGCCTCGGCGGCAGCGGAATTCAGTGAGCCGCTGCCGACCGGCGCGTACATCGCGGCAGGCTTCGTGCTGTTCGCGCTGACCTTCGTCGTGAACGCGCTGGCGCGCCTCGCCGCCGGCGGAAGGGTGAACGGGTGA
- the pstB gene encoding phosphate ABC transporter ATP-binding protein PstB produces the protein MAKRIDVKDLNIYYGKFHAVSEVSLTVLPRSVTAFIGPSGCGKSTVLRSLNRMHEVTPNARVEGAVLLDGEDIYGTQVDPVGVRRTIGMVFQRPNPFPTMSIRDNVVAGLKLQGVRNKKELDEVAERSLRGANLWNEVKDRLDKPGGGLSGGQQQRLCIARAIAVSPDVLLMDEPCSALDPISTLAIEDLITELKKEFTIVIVTHNMQQAARVSDQTGFFNLEAQGKPGKLIEIDDTEKIFSNPSQKATEDYISGRFG, from the coding sequence ATGGCCAAGCGGATCGACGTCAAAGATCTGAACATCTACTACGGCAAGTTCCATGCCGTGTCCGAGGTGTCGCTGACCGTGCTGCCGCGCAGCGTGACCGCCTTCATCGGTCCGTCCGGCTGTGGCAAGTCCACCGTGCTGCGTTCGCTCAACCGCATGCACGAGGTAACCCCGAACGCCCGCGTCGAGGGCGCGGTGCTGCTGGACGGCGAGGACATCTACGGCACGCAGGTCGACCCGGTGGGCGTGCGTCGCACCATCGGCATGGTCTTCCAGCGGCCGAACCCCTTCCCCACCATGTCCATCAGGGACAACGTGGTCGCGGGGCTCAAGCTGCAGGGCGTTCGCAACAAGAAGGAGCTCGACGAGGTCGCCGAGCGCTCGCTGCGCGGCGCCAATCTCTGGAACGAGGTGAAGGACCGCCTGGACAAGCCGGGCGGCGGTCTCTCCGGCGGTCAGCAGCAGCGTCTGTGCATCGCACGCGCCATCGCGGTATCACCCGATGTGCTGCTGATGGACGAGCCCTGCTCGGCGCTGGACCCGATCTCCACCCTGGCGATCGAGGACCTGATCACCGAGCTGAAGAAGGAATTCACCATCGTCATCGTCACCCACAACATGCAGCAGGCCGCGCGCGTGAGTGACCAGACCGGCTTCTTCAACCTGGAGGCCCAGGGCAAGCCGGGCAAGCTGATCGAGATCGACGACACCGAGAAGATCTTCTCCAACCCTTCGCAGAAGGCCACGGAGGACTACATCTCGGGTCGCTTCGGCTGA
- the phoU gene encoding phosphate signaling complex protein PhoU, protein MRVIYNEQMAELATLLGEMAGLAGSAMDRATQSLLQADLALAEQVISEYDRIHELIQDAEEKAFALLALQAPVAGDLRQVVSTIQIVGDVNRMGALALHVAKVTRRRHPNHALPEAVNGYFAEMGRIAVNMGAGAREVLETRDPERAAQLNEDDEAMDDLHRHLFTLLMDRDWKYGVAAAVDVTLLGRYYERFADHAVEIGRRVIFLVTGVLPPDPDAES, encoded by the coding sequence ATGCGTGTCATCTACAACGAGCAAATGGCCGAACTCGCCACCCTCCTGGGCGAGATGGCCGGCTTGGCCGGCTCGGCCATGGACCGGGCGACCCAGTCGCTGCTCCAGGCCGACCTGGCTCTGGCCGAGCAGGTGATCAGTGAGTACGACCGGATCCACGAGCTGATCCAGGACGCCGAGGAGAAGGCCTTCGCCTTGCTCGCGCTGCAGGCCCCGGTGGCGGGTGATCTGCGGCAGGTGGTGAGCACGATCCAGATCGTCGGCGACGTGAACCGGATGGGCGCGCTCGCGTTGCACGTGGCGAAGGTCACGCGCAGGCGCCACCCGAACCATGCACTGCCGGAGGCCGTCAATGGCTACTTCGCCGAGATGGGTCGCATCGCGGTGAACATGGGTGCGGGCGCCAGGGAGGTGCTGGAGACCCGCGACCCCGAGCGCGCCGCACAGCTGAACGAGGACGACGAGGCGATGGACGACTTACACCGTCACCTATTCACGCTGCTCATGGACCGGGACTGGAAGTACGGCGTCGCTGCCGCGGTCGACGTCACACTGCTCGGCCGCTACTACGAGCGCTTCGCCGACCACGCCGTCGAAATCGGCCGCCGGGTCATCTTCCTGGTCACCGGCGTCCTTCCGCCTGACCCGGACGCCGAGTCGTAA